GTGCTCGTGGAAGAGAAACTGGACATAGCCGAGGAATGGTACGTGTCCATAACGCTCGACCGTGCGGAGCGTAGACCCGTACTCCTCGTCTCCCGGGAGGGCGGGGTGGACATCGAGGAGGTTCCGGACGAGAAGATCGCTCGTAGGCATTTGGACCCGATCCTAGGACTACGCCCATTCGAAGCTCGGAAGGCGATTCTAAAGGCGGGTATCCCGAAGGAATACCTGCGAGACGTCGAGGAAGTTATCACTTCGATGTACGAGGTGTTCGAGGGCTACGACGCCCATCTCGTGGAGATCAACCCGCTAGTCCTTACGAAGGGCGGGGAAATGGTGGCCGCGGACGCCGTCGTGAACTTGGACGAGGACGCCGCCAACATCCGACACCCCGAGTTCGCCGAGGAAACCGGGGACTTCCCCCTCGTAGAGCTCGACGGTGACATAGGCATCATCGCCAACGGTGCGGGTCTCACCATGGCCACCGTGGACCTCGTCAAGGATCTCGGTGGCGAGCCGGCTAACTTCTTGGACGTAGGTGGTGGGGCCTACCCGACGCTCATCCGTAGGGCTATCCTGACCGTGGCCGAATTGGGCGTGAAAGTGATCCTCCTCAACATCTTCGGTGGCATCACCCGGTGCGATGAGGTGGCAGAGGGCATCGTCCAAGCCCTCGACGACGTGGACGTCCCGCTTGTGGTGAGGCTCGTCGGGACGAACGAGGAGGAAGGTCATCGCGTACTCCGAGAGCACGGGATCGACGTCTACACCGAGCTTAAGGACGCGGTCGAACGTGCCGTCGAGTTGGCGGGGGACTAGCCCTTGTTAGACTCAGACACTCGCGTACTCGTGCAGGGTATCACGGGCCGGCACGGGAGTTTCCATACGAAACTGATGCTGGAGTACGGAACCGAGATCGTTGCCGGAGTAACTCCCGGTCGAGGCGGCCAAGAAGTTCACGGGGTCCCTGTCTACGACACCGTCGAAGAAGCCGTCGAAGAGGCCGACGCCGAAGCTTCCGTCATTTTCGTTCCCGCTCCGCATGCACCCGACGCGGTCATGGAAGCTATCGAGGCGAAGCTTGACCCCATCGTCGTGATCACCGAACACATACCGGCCCATGATACCATGCGGTTCGTTGAGCTGGCTCGGCGGGAAGGTATTCGCATCATCGGCCCCAACACTCCCGGGATCATCGTACCGCCGGAGCGGGTGAAGCTAGGGATCATGCCTCATCAGGTATTCATCGAAGGCGAAGTAGCCGTAGCGTCCAGGAGTGGTACTCTCACGTACGAGATCGTCCAGGCGATGACCGAGGCAGGACTCGGCCAGTCCCTCTGCATGGGACTCGGAGGCGACCAGATCGTCGGAACTACCTTCATAGACTTCCTGGAATACGTCCAGGAGGACGACCGCACTGAGGCCGTGGTCCTCATCGGGGAGATAGGTGGAAACGCGGAAGAGCTCGCCGCCGAGTACATCGCGGAAACCGACTTCCCGAAACCCGTCGTCGCCTACATCGCCGGCCGTCACGCCCCACCAGGTAAACGTATGGGCCATGCCGGCGCCATCATCGAGAGAG
Above is a window of Methanopyrus sp. SNP6 DNA encoding:
- the sucC gene encoding ADP-forming succinate--CoA ligase subunit beta, with amino-acid sequence MIRLLEYQAKRLFKEAGVQTPEGDVARTSADAARIAAELGGPVAVKAQVPVGTRGKAGGILFADDPEEARKAARKLLGSRIRGETVRKVLVEEKLDIAEEWYVSITLDRAERRPVLLVSREGGVDIEEVPDEKIARRHLDPILGLRPFEARKAILKAGIPKEYLRDVEEVITSMYEVFEGYDAHLVEINPLVLTKGGEMVAADAVVNLDEDAANIRHPEFAEETGDFPLVELDGDIGIIANGAGLTMATVDLVKDLGGEPANFLDVGGGAYPTLIRRAILTVAELGVKVILLNIFGGITRCDEVAEGIVQALDDVDVPLVVRLVGTNEEEGHRVLREHGIDVYTELKDAVERAVELAGD
- the sucD gene encoding succinate--CoA ligase subunit alpha, with translation MLDSDTRVLVQGITGRHGSFHTKLMLEYGTEIVAGVTPGRGGQEVHGVPVYDTVEEAVEEADAEASVIFVPAPHAPDAVMEAIEAKLDPIVVITEHIPAHDTMRFVELARREGIRIIGPNTPGIIVPPERVKLGIMPHQVFIEGEVAVASRSGTLTYEIVQAMTEAGLGQSLCMGLGGDQIVGTTFIDFLEYVQEDDRTEAVVLIGEIGGNAEELAAEYIAETDFPKPVVAYIAGRHAPPGKRMGHAGAIIERGRGTAESKIKAFRKAGVDVAEKPWEVPELLREYL